Proteins encoded in a region of the Haloglomus salinum genome:
- a CDS encoding PQQ-binding-like beta-propeller repeat protein: MPSRRALLRSGAVAAAAGLAGCSALADDDSVPLPDATPGPDDWPTDGYDQRNSRYNVGASPPASEPTPRWSREFLFCHDPVVRGTRVVLNTGTENREYTVGLRATDGETVWRSESEPWGYPTPTLGAKRAYVTGPDCAFGVDLATGAETWRGDPCEGANTASGTVADGRLYLEYGGYFSALDATGKRRWATSHEARANPAVVGDTAYVATAFAVAALDLTATAREWPWQDPDGDTPAHADRQAARTWQEPPDSSLVGPRYYHSPAVSDSLVFATATNRDDRAGGALRVLDRSTGEERWSVASPPDRAPGEERREAPDPVSEPVPPVVTDDLVITGLGDRQVLALDHGGDIQWTRSLDHSVTELAGAGDTVLAVTHDRDIERTGAGHGGVVALGLESGSRRWSLGFDDHVSGLVAAGGSVYATVVADRQADGDVVRERLVALS, translated from the coding sequence ATGCCCTCCAGACGCGCCCTCCTGCGGAGCGGTGCCGTCGCCGCGGCGGCCGGTCTCGCCGGCTGTTCGGCGCTGGCCGACGACGACTCCGTCCCGCTCCCCGACGCGACGCCCGGCCCCGACGACTGGCCCACGGACGGCTACGACCAGCGGAACTCCCGGTACAACGTGGGCGCCTCCCCGCCCGCCAGCGAGCCGACCCCGCGCTGGTCCCGCGAGTTCCTGTTCTGCCACGACCCCGTCGTCCGCGGGACGCGAGTCGTCCTGAACACCGGCACCGAGAACCGCGAGTACACGGTCGGACTTCGTGCGACAGACGGCGAGACGGTCTGGCGCTCGGAATCCGAACCGTGGGGCTATCCGACACCGACGCTCGGCGCGAAGCGGGCGTACGTCACCGGTCCGGACTGCGCGTTCGGTGTCGACCTCGCCACGGGCGCGGAGACGTGGCGGGGGGACCCGTGCGAGGGCGCCAACACCGCGAGCGGGACCGTCGCCGACGGGCGCCTCTACCTGGAGTACGGTGGCTACTTCTCGGCGCTGGACGCGACGGGGAAGCGCCGGTGGGCGACCAGCCACGAGGCCCGCGCGAACCCCGCGGTCGTCGGCGACACCGCCTACGTCGCGACGGCGTTCGCCGTCGCGGCCCTGGACCTGACCGCGACCGCCCGGGAGTGGCCGTGGCAGGACCCGGACGGCGACACGCCCGCACACGCCGACCGGCAGGCCGCCCGGACGTGGCAGGAACCACCGGACTCGAGTCTCGTCGGCCCGCGCTACTACCACTCGCCGGCCGTCTCCGACTCGCTGGTGTTCGCGACGGCCACGAACAGGGACGACCGCGCGGGCGGGGCCCTCCGGGTGCTCGACCGCTCGACCGGGGAGGAGCGGTGGTCGGTGGCCTCGCCCCCGGACCGCGCCCCGGGCGAGGAGCGCCGCGAGGCGCCCGACCCCGTGAGCGAACCCGTGCCGCCGGTCGTGACCGACGACCTCGTCATCACCGGGCTGGGCGACCGGCAGGTGCTGGCGCTGGACCACGGCGGCGATATCCAGTGGACCCGGTCGCTCGACCACAGCGTGACCGAACTCGCCGGGGCGGGCGACACCGTCCTCGCCGTGACGCACGACCGCGATATCGAACGGACGGGCGCGGGTCACGGCGGTGTGGTCGCCCTCGGTCTCGAATCGGGTAGTCGGCGCTGGTCGCTCGGATTCGATGACCACGTCTCCGGACTGGTCGCCGCCGGCGGGTCGGTGTACGCGACGGTCGTCGCCGACCGACAGGCGGACGGCGATGTCGTCCGCGAGCGGCTGGTCGCGCTCTCCTGA
- a CDS encoding thiamine pyrophosphate-binding protein: protein MSDDYTGADLFVDALEQYGVEHVFGNPGTTELPVMEALSHSDLEYVLGLQEDIAVGMAAGYAQTRRYHAHHDPSVNPVGVVNLHITPGLAHGTGNIFNAEFSGAPLVVTAGNHELDFRHEEPLLDGDLEQLVDQFCKDSAEVTDIDALPLLLRRAMRTALTPPTGPVFLGLPVDVMMEETDDDPLQLGEIPDAGAGDPTQIDRAADQLVEADEPVLVLGDHVARAGRDAVEAAVDLAEASGARVHGEILASEANFPTDHEQWVSFVGTGENIAKMLMDTDTIAFVGCSTHTTLLKHESPLLDEDTTAIHVTPDAHELGKNYHVDAGVLGDPGRVMTQLAEKLEDRLDEETRQERVDNVVNTKEMLAGTMQQLGEDPTPEGDTRASKADLVDTMSEVLDVENTHIVDEGVTSKFALLTRYELQPESFVATKGGGLGYGLPASVGAALAEEQTDDPRDVIGYIGDGSYLYYPNSMYTAAALDLDLTVVVPDNRNYRILKDNTLEMMGGTEEDYEFVGMDFDPHVDIPKNAESHGARGRLVETPEEIAPALEAALDADGPDVLDILVHD from the coding sequence ATGAGCGATGACTACACCGGCGCGGACCTGTTCGTGGACGCGCTCGAACAGTACGGCGTCGAACACGTCTTCGGCAACCCCGGCACGACCGAGCTTCCGGTGATGGAGGCCCTCTCGCACAGCGACCTGGAGTACGTCCTCGGCCTGCAGGAGGATATCGCGGTCGGGATGGCGGCGGGCTACGCCCAGACGCGCCGCTACCACGCACACCACGACCCCTCGGTGAATCCGGTCGGCGTCGTCAACCTCCACATCACGCCCGGCCTCGCCCACGGGACCGGGAACATCTTCAACGCGGAGTTCTCCGGCGCGCCGCTGGTCGTCACGGCCGGCAACCACGAGCTCGACTTCCGCCACGAGGAGCCGCTGCTGGACGGTGACCTCGAGCAGCTCGTCGACCAGTTCTGCAAGGACTCGGCCGAGGTGACCGATATCGACGCACTGCCGCTGCTCCTGCGTCGCGCGATGCGGACCGCGCTGACGCCGCCGACGGGGCCGGTCTTCCTCGGCCTCCCGGTCGACGTCATGATGGAGGAGACAGACGACGACCCGCTCCAGCTGGGCGAGATTCCCGACGCCGGTGCGGGCGACCCGACGCAGATCGACAGGGCGGCCGACCAGCTCGTCGAGGCCGACGAGCCCGTGCTCGTGCTGGGTGACCACGTCGCCCGTGCCGGACGCGACGCCGTGGAGGCAGCGGTCGACCTCGCCGAGGCAAGCGGCGCGCGCGTCCACGGCGAGATTCTCGCCAGCGAAGCCAACTTCCCGACCGACCACGAACAGTGGGTCTCCTTCGTGGGCACCGGCGAGAACATCGCGAAGATGCTGATGGACACCGATACCATCGCGTTCGTCGGCTGCTCGACGCACACGACGCTGCTCAAACACGAGAGCCCACTGCTGGACGAGGACACAACGGCCATCCACGTCACGCCGGATGCCCACGAACTGGGGAAGAACTACCACGTCGACGCCGGCGTCCTGGGCGACCCCGGACGCGTGATGACCCAGCTCGCCGAGAAACTCGAGGACCGGCTCGACGAGGAGACTCGACAGGAGCGTGTCGATAACGTCGTCAACACGAAGGAGATGCTGGCGGGCACGATGCAGCAACTCGGCGAGGACCCGACGCCCGAGGGCGACACGCGCGCCTCGAAGGCCGACCTCGTGGACACGATGAGCGAGGTGCTCGACGTGGAGAACACCCACATCGTCGACGAGGGTGTCACCTCGAAGTTCGCGCTGCTGACGCGCTACGAGCTGCAGCCCGAGTCGTTCGTTGCGACGAAGGGTGGTGGGCTCGGCTACGGGCTCCCCGCCAGCGTCGGCGCCGCGCTCGCCGAGGAGCAGACCGACGACCCGCGCGACGTAATCGGCTACATCGGCGACGGCTCCTACCTCTACTACCCCAACTCGATGTACACCGCGGCGGCGCTCGACCTCGACCTGACGGTCGTCGTCCCGGACAACCGCAACTACCGCATCCTCAAGGACAACACGCTGGAGATGATGGGCGGCACGGAGGAGGACTACGAGTTCGTCGGGATGGACTTCGACCCGCACGTCGACATCCCGAAGAACGCCGAGAGCCACGGGGCTCGGGGCCGGCTGGTCGAGACGCCCGAGGAGATCGCCCCGGCGCTGGAGGCGGCGCTCGACGCCGACGGTCCGGACGTGCTGGACATCCTCGTCCACGACTGA
- a CDS encoding alcohol dehydrogenase catalytic domain-containing protein — protein sequence MRAARFHPGDGLRIEDIERPDVGPGELLVEVAACGVCHSDLHLLDGDLPIPRPTTLGHEVAGTVVETGDGVSTAEGTDIAVFGGWGCGACAVCDRGEDQLCNLSNWLGIGNDGGYAEYLRVPTEKYVLPLDGLDPETAAPLTDAALTPYRAVRQAGDLTPADTVVCIGIGGLGQFGVQFAAMTGAQVVAVDVDETKLDRAVELGADATVNASEARVPSAISSVAAGEVTAVLDFVGADDTLQWASNALGVGGHLVLAGIGGGAIDFSWNPLAGQELTYRTVQWGSVPELREVLTVARRGDLDVRTEPVGFDDLQATLDRLRAGDVETRAVLRP from the coding sequence ATGCGTGCTGCACGCTTCCATCCCGGTGACGGATTACGTATCGAGGATATCGAGCGACCGGACGTCGGCCCCGGCGAGCTACTGGTCGAGGTCGCCGCCTGCGGGGTCTGTCACTCCGACCTCCACCTGCTCGACGGTGACCTGCCGATTCCCCGCCCGACGACGCTCGGGCACGAGGTCGCCGGCACGGTCGTCGAGACCGGCGACGGCGTCTCGACCGCGGAAGGGACCGATATCGCTGTTTTCGGTGGCTGGGGCTGTGGTGCCTGTGCCGTCTGTGACCGGGGCGAAGACCAGCTCTGCAACCTCTCGAACTGGCTCGGCATCGGGAACGACGGCGGCTACGCCGAGTACCTTCGGGTGCCGACCGAGAAGTACGTGCTCCCACTGGACGGGCTCGACCCGGAGACGGCCGCGCCGCTGACCGACGCCGCACTCACGCCGTACCGCGCGGTCCGGCAGGCGGGAGACCTGACGCCGGCCGATACGGTCGTCTGTATCGGCATCGGTGGACTCGGGCAGTTCGGCGTCCAGTTCGCCGCGATGACCGGTGCACAGGTCGTCGCGGTCGACGTAGACGAGACGAAACTCGACCGCGCGGTCGAACTCGGCGCGGACGCGACCGTGAACGCCAGCGAGGCGCGCGTCCCGTCGGCCATCAGCAGCGTGGCAGCCGGGGAGGTGACGGCCGTCCTCGACTTCGTCGGCGCCGACGACACCCTCCAGTGGGCCTCCAACGCGCTCGGCGTCGGCGGCCACCTCGTCCTCGCGGGTATCGGGGGCGGCGCCATTGACTTCTCGTGGAACCCGCTTGCGGGCCAGGAGCTGACCTACCGGACGGTGCAGTGGGGGAGCGTGCCCGAACTCCGCGAGGTGCTGACCGTCGCGCGCCGGGGCGACCTCGACGTACGCACCGAGCCCGTCGGCTTCGACGACCTGCAGGCGACCCTGGACCGCCTGCGCGCGGGCGATGTCGAGACCCGGGCCGTACTGAGGCCGTGA
- a CDS encoding phage/plasmid primase, P4 family — MATTVSESDRQILRQRLAEVGSADSRFIPVEDGSKASKVKHTDARNRVSSFDSIQGNYGVYAGGSPENDRWLIDVDIDDYDDDADDEALEAVNELPETLTVKSPHTDGVTGGHRYYCLPGEVPEILTSLVDPDDPTVPEAIESVAGAKNPNMSWGEIRVKNQYVVGPGSQLDGCDKEWCDDCSKPDGGRYEIADDRPIAEISLAELFTVLRADESDEEPSQAGEVSDVTDGTPEIDGDESHARAVAEHYSNIRRYLMHGSDDRSESDFHVCCRMIEHGVDESEAYRLLANNSQSKVDTNDGADDYWRRTWQKAKRKVGSDENTETLPQRRADGDMRASNPTPGGDRGEESTDSLSLSPSGVIQAALADPHGRLERADDPKDNPTVHDLRKSEAATYVWQVMNTVGRDDVRAVKDNQGATTELRGYNDGIWRKNGEQKLREYSRQALQSAHSSNIVGELEEEVRSRERTQVRREALGAPDGTVAVANGLLHLLERDGPQLEELEREHYAIRQINAEYDPDAPAPNLWLDHLERCVRDEQDRKRLQEYFGYTLWHHSQPFGKALFLLGPTDSGKGTAIKVLENVLGTENVAHEALGDLVDGRWGPAGLYESVANVRDEVTAGALKNVERFKELTGGGDTITAEFKNQDKFEFPVYQKFVYATNTIPTVKNADKAFYNRCLFVKFPNTIPESEQETDYHDRLLEERSGILNWMLDGLRRLMDQGKFTGERTITDKKAICDAFGNVTDRFVHNCLEVVDDSDVITHKKDMLNLAQAYAEQVDMDSPWDSQQGFTEDLKSYSGISDKQSKRITGDNTRVFSGVKPRAEAVEAANVDVRYDDPRQESNQEQLG; from the coding sequence ATGGCAACGACGGTAAGCGAATCCGACCGTCAGATCCTCCGGCAACGGCTGGCCGAAGTGGGCTCAGCGGACTCTCGGTTCATTCCGGTGGAGGATGGTAGCAAGGCGTCTAAGGTTAAACACACGGACGCACGCAACCGTGTGAGTAGTTTCGATTCAATCCAGGGGAACTATGGCGTCTATGCCGGCGGAAGCCCCGAGAACGACCGCTGGCTCATTGACGTAGACATTGACGACTATGATGACGACGCCGATGACGAAGCCCTCGAAGCGGTCAATGAGTTGCCGGAGACGCTAACGGTCAAGTCGCCACACACGGACGGCGTGACTGGCGGCCATCGGTACTACTGTCTCCCGGGAGAAGTGCCCGAGATCCTCACGTCATTAGTTGACCCGGATGACCCTACGGTTCCCGAGGCGATTGAGTCGGTGGCAGGTGCGAAAAACCCCAACATGAGCTGGGGCGAGATTCGCGTCAAGAATCAGTATGTGGTCGGCCCCGGCAGCCAACTGGATGGCTGTGATAAGGAGTGGTGCGACGACTGCTCGAAGCCGGATGGCGGTCGGTATGAGATTGCGGACGACCGCCCGATTGCTGAAATCTCGCTCGCGGAGTTGTTCACCGTATTGCGGGCCGATGAGAGCGACGAAGAGCCGTCACAAGCGGGTGAGGTTTCCGATGTGACCGATGGCACGCCGGAGATAGATGGCGACGAGAGCCATGCGCGTGCCGTCGCAGAACACTACTCCAACATCAGGCGGTACCTGATGCACGGAAGCGACGACCGGAGTGAATCGGATTTCCATGTCTGCTGCCGAATGATTGAGCATGGCGTGGATGAGTCCGAAGCCTACCGACTGCTGGCGAATAACTCTCAATCGAAGGTAGACACGAACGACGGAGCCGATGACTATTGGCGTCGGACATGGCAGAAGGCTAAACGAAAGGTTGGGAGTGACGAGAACACGGAAACGCTTCCGCAACGGCGTGCGGACGGTGATATGCGGGCCTCCAACCCCACCCCTGGCGGCGATAGAGGAGAGGAGTCAACTGATTCGCTTTCGCTCTCGCCAAGTGGCGTTATTCAGGCGGCATTAGCCGACCCGCATGGCCGATTAGAACGCGCTGATGACCCGAAAGATAACCCGACTGTCCATGACTTGCGAAAGTCCGAGGCTGCAACCTACGTATGGCAGGTGATGAATACTGTCGGCCGCGATGACGTGAGAGCTGTAAAAGACAACCAAGGGGCTACAACCGAACTTCGTGGGTATAACGACGGAATTTGGCGAAAGAATGGGGAGCAAAAATTACGTGAATACAGTCGGCAGGCGCTTCAGTCGGCACACTCCTCGAATATAGTAGGTGAGTTAGAAGAGGAAGTGCGATCCCGTGAACGAACGCAAGTCCGGCGAGAGGCATTAGGAGCGCCTGACGGGACGGTTGCGGTTGCGAATGGCTTACTTCACCTGCTCGAACGTGATGGGCCGCAACTGGAGGAACTTGAACGGGAGCATTACGCAATTCGGCAGATAAACGCCGAATACGACCCTGACGCGCCGGCCCCGAACCTATGGCTAGACCATCTGGAACGGTGCGTCCGTGACGAACAAGACCGAAAGCGTTTGCAGGAATATTTCGGCTATACCCTTTGGCACCACAGCCAGCCTTTTGGCAAGGCGCTATTCCTGTTAGGCCCGACTGATAGCGGGAAAGGCACCGCTATCAAAGTATTAGAGAACGTTCTCGGCACAGAGAACGTTGCACACGAAGCCTTAGGCGACTTAGTTGATGGCCGATGGGGTCCCGCAGGACTCTATGAATCAGTTGCGAACGTGCGCGACGAAGTGACCGCAGGTGCCCTCAAGAACGTCGAACGGTTCAAAGAGCTAACCGGCGGTGGTGATACCATCACGGCAGAGTTCAAGAATCAGGATAAGTTCGAGTTCCCGGTCTACCAGAAATTCGTCTATGCCACTAACACAATTCCGACCGTCAAGAACGCCGATAAAGCCTTCTACAATCGTTGCCTGTTCGTGAAATTCCCCAACACGATCCCTGAATCAGAGCAGGAGACGGATTATCACGACCGGCTGTTAGAGGAACGCAGCGGGATTCTCAACTGGATGCTTGACGGGTTGCGACGGTTGATGGACCAGGGCAAATTCACGGGTGAACGGACTATCACAGACAAGAAAGCAATCTGTGATGCCTTCGGCAACGTCACGGATCGCTTCGTTCACAATTGCCTCGAAGTAGTGGATGACTCTGACGTGATTACGCACAAGAAGGATATGCTCAATCTCGCGCAGGCGTATGCCGAACAAGTTGACATGGATAGCCCCTGGGACAGTCAACAGGGGTTTACTGAGGATCTGAAGAGCTACAGCGGGATTAGCGACAAGCAATCAAAGCGAATCACAGGCGATAACACGAGAGTCTTTAGCGGCGTTAAGCCACGGGCCGAAGCAGTTGAAGCGGCCAACGTGGATGTCCGCTACGACGACCCCCGGCAAGAATCGAATCAGGAACAGTTGGGGTAA
- a CDS encoding tyrosine-type recombinase/integrase produces the protein MSETPSDTDAQREALAAAFGQETDPLAEYAGTFERMDIDPFEIFIDEVIRTRDIADNTLAHYEAMFRHWEQHMDRMGRHPACPNESHVKQFARYELEEKDNHPDTVKEKLRKLASVYEYWQADPTFPHPEDYNPVELARSKTNFEAPKEKEVRRIPREELREVIQGVTHVRDRAIIVLQLKLGLRASELANIRLSEIALGNSEANDHYTELGTHRMLEGRQNVVYIPCDREGNKSRRPRVLPLDDETRRVLLRYLLIRPDTGAANLFLSKDHNEPMGKKAVNRVWKQAFHPEYAETEQYRSVTSHYGRHYFTTFWTVEEEANRELVKYMRGDTTSRKADDGPPGAIETYIHTYFEDIEDLYRENIFKLRV, from the coding sequence ATGAGTGAGACACCCAGCGATACCGATGCACAGCGGGAAGCGTTAGCAGCCGCGTTCGGGCAAGAGACGGACCCACTTGCCGAATACGCCGGCACCTTCGAGCGGATGGATATTGACCCGTTCGAGATCTTCATTGACGAAGTAATCCGCACGCGAGATATTGCGGATAACACGCTGGCCCACTACGAAGCCATGTTTCGGCATTGGGAGCAGCACATGGACCGAATGGGTCGGCATCCGGCGTGCCCGAATGAGTCTCACGTCAAGCAATTCGCTCGGTATGAGCTAGAGGAGAAAGACAACCACCCTGATACCGTCAAGGAGAAACTTCGGAAGTTGGCCTCTGTCTATGAGTATTGGCAGGCCGACCCGACGTTTCCCCACCCGGAGGATTACAACCCGGTGGAGTTGGCCCGGTCAAAGACCAACTTCGAGGCTCCCAAAGAGAAAGAAGTGCGCCGGATTCCGCGTGAGGAGTTGCGAGAGGTCATCCAGGGTGTGACCCACGTTCGGGACCGGGCGATTATCGTTCTGCAACTCAAGCTGGGGCTTCGGGCATCCGAGTTGGCTAACATACGGCTTTCAGAAATCGCTCTCGGCAACAGTGAGGCCAACGACCACTATACGGAGTTAGGTACGCACCGGATGCTCGAAGGCCGTCAGAACGTTGTGTATATCCCGTGCGACCGTGAGGGCAACAAGTCGCGCCGGCCGCGCGTTCTCCCGCTGGATGACGAAACCCGGCGGGTGCTGCTCCGGTATTTACTGATTCGGCCGGATACGGGAGCGGCCAATCTGTTCCTCTCGAAAGACCACAACGAACCGATGGGGAAGAAGGCCGTCAACCGGGTTTGGAAACAAGCCTTCCACCCGGAGTATGCAGAGACGGAGCAGTATCGCTCGGTCACAAGCCACTATGGCCGGCACTACTTCACCACTTTCTGGACGGTCGAAGAGGAGGCCAACCGGGAGTTGGTGAAGTATATGCGCGGGGACACAACCTCACGGAAGGCCGACGACGGCCCGCCGGGTGCGATTGAGACGTATATTCACACCTACTTCGAGGATATTGAGGATCTGTATCGGGAGAATATCTTCAAGTTGCGGGTGTGA
- a CDS encoding phospholipase D-like domain-containing protein: MRYPQSAPSSTRVLRGVLAVATVLTLVAAAATFAWPVAGGGGADAGAEIVRVVPNPVAAEDRGEAVTLSVPPGTNLGRFTLDDGEDRLVLPNRTVGGRVTLTAAPEAVANRTGNSTSDPGTVVAVDLPALANGGEELRLLVDGVVVDSVTYRDAPEGEAYRPGTGTFRPIGATRFSVRTTDGGPATAFVLPDSPEPPVATLRAADDRVLLAGYTLTSERVVRELVAATRRGVRVRVLVDGAPVGGVSRAEAHALDRLRAAGVEVRLVGGPRARYDFHHPKYAVADDRAVVLTENWKPAGTGGNGSRGWGIVTRDAETAAALAETFRADFGARGARPWPEVRPRDGSFEPSSPANASYPTRFHAQSVSVDRVEVLVAPDNAERAVVHRIDAADESIRVLQATAGSPDQPFVRALVRAARRGVRVRVLLNGAWYAREENRAVVRALDERAAGEGLDLEAKLAEPRGRYGKVHAKGVVIDGETVVVGSMNWNRSESLLTDCPRTLIYGRTRHELHRVSLQ, translated from the coding sequence GTGCGGTACCCACAGTCGGCTCCGTCGTCCACGCGGGTACTCCGGGGAGTCCTCGCCGTAGCGACCGTACTCACCCTCGTAGCGGCCGCCGCCACGTTCGCCTGGCCGGTGGCGGGCGGCGGCGGCGCCGACGCCGGAGCCGAGATTGTTCGCGTCGTCCCGAACCCCGTCGCAGCCGAGGACCGCGGGGAGGCGGTCACGCTCTCGGTGCCGCCAGGGACGAACCTCGGTCGGTTCACGCTGGACGACGGGGAAGACCGGCTCGTGCTCCCGAACCGGACGGTCGGTGGCCGCGTGACCCTCACCGCCGCTCCGGAGGCCGTGGCGAACCGGACCGGCAACAGCACATCCGACCCCGGAACCGTCGTCGCCGTCGACCTCCCGGCGCTCGCGAACGGCGGGGAAGAACTCAGGCTACTCGTCGACGGCGTCGTGGTCGATTCGGTCACCTATCGGGACGCCCCGGAGGGCGAGGCGTACCGGCCCGGGACCGGGACATTCCGCCCAATCGGCGCGACACGGTTCTCGGTCCGGACGACCGACGGCGGTCCGGCGACGGCGTTCGTCCTGCCAGATTCGCCGGAGCCGCCAGTGGCAACACTGCGCGCCGCCGACGACCGTGTCCTCCTCGCGGGCTACACGCTCACCTCGGAGCGCGTGGTGCGCGAACTGGTTGCGGCCACCCGACGCGGCGTCCGCGTGCGAGTGCTGGTCGACGGGGCGCCCGTGGGTGGGGTATCGCGCGCCGAGGCCCACGCGCTGGATCGCCTGCGGGCCGCGGGCGTCGAGGTACGGCTCGTCGGGGGACCGCGCGCCCGATACGACTTCCACCACCCGAAGTACGCCGTGGCGGACGACCGGGCGGTCGTCCTGACGGAGAACTGGAAACCGGCGGGGACGGGCGGCAACGGCTCGCGGGGCTGGGGCATCGTCACGCGCGACGCGGAGACGGCAGCCGCACTGGCCGAGACGTTCCGGGCAGATTTCGGGGCACGCGGTGCACGGCCCTGGCCGGAAGTGCGACCACGGGACGGGTCGTTCGAGCCATCGAGCCCAGCGAACGCCTCGTACCCGACGCGGTTCCACGCGCAGTCGGTTTCGGTGGACCGCGTCGAGGTGCTGGTCGCGCCCGACAACGCCGAGCGTGCAGTCGTGCACCGTATCGACGCGGCCGACGAGTCCATCCGGGTGCTGCAGGCCACCGCCGGCAGCCCCGACCAGCCGTTCGTCCGTGCGCTCGTGCGTGCCGCCCGGCGTGGCGTCCGAGTCCGGGTCCTTCTCAACGGTGCGTGGTACGCCCGCGAGGAGAACCGGGCCGTCGTCCGCGCGCTCGACGAACGCGCCGCGGGGGAGGGGCTCGACCTGGAAGCGAAACTGGCGGAGCCACGAGGGCGCTACGGCAAGGTCCACGCGAAGGGGGTCGTCATCGACGGCGAGACCGTCGTGGTCGGCTCGATGAACTGGAACAGAAGCGAGAGTCTATTAACAGACTGTCCCCGGACACTCATCTATGGCCGAACCCGACATGAGTTACACCGAGTTTCCCTGCAATGA
- a CDS encoding HEAT repeat domain-containing protein yields MSDEDAPDDPEDSPDEAESAEEEEFEFENDSPDEEGEETPDASADTESEDAETDEEAEEEALAVDVGADELDEQLDEVAEALEAAETEVDLDAVAADLDDVATTLEAADLPEPDEDDEDAEDPRAELEARVEELRDGIEEARGPYAEDVVAVVESVQGTLSDAEWTERGETEAVDAVAAFLAALAEEDLSADTDAGETPADASEALDHAAEAIQGAGLDADEDAETLAALVEAADGLEAGVDDAETWDDLSVRQKMEAEGFYDRLTSENRKDFPPELSVVRIAEQENDPERILMALEYLTSEFMEENCIEAFRRMGPEEAYDAMMERAQKRDRPAIEVLGKIADDRAVETLVEYIQDESNPPLQRTVLRALGEIGSEQATQDVADRLVAEDPEVRARAARALGMIGDTRAIDPLANRITEDDDDSVRAAAVWALNRIGTERALESAAAYADDRSFIVQDEAERAADALGKEKQKA; encoded by the coding sequence ATGAGCGACGAGGACGCGCCCGACGACCCCGAGGACTCCCCGGACGAGGCCGAGTCGGCCGAGGAAGAGGAGTTCGAGTTCGAGAACGACAGCCCGGACGAAGAGGGCGAGGAGACGCCCGACGCGTCCGCGGACACCGAGAGCGAGGATGCCGAGACCGACGAGGAAGCCGAGGAGGAGGCGCTCGCGGTCGACGTGGGCGCGGACGAACTGGACGAACAGCTCGACGAGGTGGCCGAGGCGCTGGAGGCCGCCGAGACGGAGGTCGACCTCGACGCCGTGGCGGCAGACCTCGACGACGTGGCTACGACCCTTGAGGCCGCCGACCTCCCCGAACCGGACGAGGACGACGAGGACGCTGAGGACCCCCGCGCCGAGCTGGAGGCCCGCGTCGAGGAGCTCAGGGACGGCATCGAGGAAGCCCGCGGTCCCTACGCCGAGGACGTGGTCGCAGTCGTCGAGTCGGTACAGGGGACCCTGAGCGACGCCGAGTGGACCGAACGCGGCGAGACCGAGGCCGTCGACGCGGTGGCTGCGTTCCTGGCTGCGCTAGCGGAGGAGGACCTGTCCGCGGACACGGACGCGGGCGAGACGCCTGCCGACGCCTCAGAGGCGCTCGACCACGCGGCCGAGGCTATCCAGGGGGCGGGCCTCGACGCCGACGAGGACGCCGAGACGCTCGCCGCACTGGTCGAGGCCGCCGACGGGCTGGAGGCCGGTGTCGACGACGCCGAGACGTGGGACGACCTCTCGGTTCGGCAGAAGATGGAGGCTGAGGGCTTCTACGACCGCCTCACCTCCGAGAACCGGAAGGACTTCCCCCCGGAGCTCAGCGTCGTCCGCATCGCCGAGCAGGAGAACGACCCCGAGCGCATCCTCATGGCGCTGGAGTACCTCACCAGCGAGTTCATGGAGGAGAACTGCATCGAGGCCTTCCGCCGGATGGGCCCCGAGGAGGCCTACGACGCGATGATGGAGCGTGCACAGAAGCGCGACCGCCCGGCCATCGAGGTGCTGGGGAAGATAGCCGACGACCGCGCGGTCGAGACGCTGGTCGAGTACATCCAGGACGAGTCCAACCCGCCGCTGCAGCGGACGGTCCTCCGGGCGCTCGGCGAGATCGGCAGCGAGCAGGCGACCCAGGACGTGGCCGACCGGCTGGTCGCCGAGGACCCCGAGGTCCGCGCCCGCGCCGCCCGCGCACTGGGGATGATCGGCGATACCCGTGCCATCGACCCGCTCGCCAACCGCATCACCGAGGACGACGACGATTCGGTCCGTGCTGCCGCCGTCTGGGCGCTCAACCGCATCGGTACGGAGCGTGCGCTGGAGTCGGCCGCCGCCTACGCCGACGACCGCTCGTTCATCGTGCAGGACGAGGCCGAACGGGCCGCCGACGCACTCGGGAAGGAGAAGCAGAAGGCGTAG